Proteins from a single region of Corylus avellana chromosome ca11, CavTom2PMs-1.0:
- the LOC132165695 gene encoding transcription initiation factor TFIID subunit 4b-like produces the protein MDPSIMKLLEEDEDESMHSGAVVEAFQAALNRDIGGDASTSQPPDSDNALSQGSNHTSSQSLPQWQNASQDQSSESQIEQDQRSAQQQEHTLSGMELKQHGSVIESQQQNTVQEELKHLQMPQKKSQDDCQQGKGHPTSLQNPQTTEMQVSEKIRTPIDEPDRRPSLEGESQYAKLQKMSNQQATITEQASNPINRTKPGQVPFGVLLPVLQAQLDKDRAMQLQTIFVKLKKNEIPKEGFVRLMRGIVGDHMLKLAVMKIQSQPSSNQFQLQSQASARQHPQRIPSVSASSSQFSDPHSFGQLHQKGTDSSADPSRIAVVQMPAGSSYPTIEKDAQKTREVNHQSDSHGVQVSQVSSSSESTVNQEREQSSIAIQGLNKQQQQHLHFPPIYGSTGGNYHPYSGTNVNTSTSSVKPQPHDTQLRQISQHQNLSSTQLGGTTQGMNMMSLPKFERQNSINDPKRVQGGSVSHLANNSTSQQKSVPWQTSSNKEQYSAPSSSVAGVKQEIIDQATEPHFSHSQGLSCFSSAQLGQGNATPGIVKDETLEKQSSRMGLSTSTSMMPSNSVSPSMTTQVDPNVPLGSRIPSTAPPSVTNARTPSKKPSIGQKKPLEALGSSPTLPSKKQKVSGTFSDQSIEQLNDVTAVSGVNLREEEEQLFSGPKEDSRASEASRRVVQEEEERLILQKTPLQKKLAVIMTKCGLKSISNDVERCLSLCVEERMRGLISNLIRLSRQRVDIEKPRHRTLITLDVGQQIMTMNRKAREEWEKKQAEAERLRRLNEPEGNNGVDGEKEKDEGRAKSLKVNKEEDDKMRTTAANVAARAAVGGDDMLSKWQLMAEQARQKREGGVDASGSQPGKDASRRPTSGRKDNQEAEKKGNAASGAVRKFGRNQVVVPQTRVAPKISIKDVIAILEREPQMSRSTLIYRLYERIHSDATVE, from the exons ATGGACCCTTCCATAATGAAGCTCCTTGAAGAAGATGAG GACGAGAGTATGCATTCAGGGGCGGTTGTGGAGGCATTCCAGGCTGCCCTAAATAGAGACATAGGCGGAGATGCCTCAACTTCTCAGCCCCCTGATTCAGATAATG CTTTGTCCCAAGGAAGCAATCATACCTCCAGTCAGTCATTACCACAGTGGCAAAATGCTAGCCAAGATCAAAGCAGTGAATCTCAAATTGAGCAAGACCAAAGAAGTGCACAGCAGCAAGAACATACTTTATCTGGAATGGAGCTAAAGCAACATGGATCTGTTATTGAAAGTCAGCAACAGAATACTGTCCAGGAGGAACTCAAGCACCTCCAAATGCCACAGAAAAAGTCCCAAGATGATTGTCAACAGGGGAAGGGGCATCCAACTTCCCTCCAGAATCCTCAGACAACTGAAATGCAGGTTTCTGAAAAAATTCGTACACCGATAGATGAGCCAGATAGGAGACCTAGTCTAGAAGGAGAATCTCAATATGCAAAATTACAGAAGATGAGTAATCAACAGGCAACAATCACAGAGCAAGCAAGCAACCCAATAAATCGTACTAAACCAGGGCAAGTACCATTTGGCGTATTGCTGCCCGTTCTACAAGCCCAACTTGATAAAGACAGAGCCATGCAACTTCAAACAATATTTGTTAAACTCAAG AAAAATGAGATCCCAAAAGAAGGGTTTGTCCGGCTCATGAGAGGCATTGTGGGGGACCATATGCTCAAACTGGCAGTAATGAAAATACAATCACAG CCAAGTTCCAATCAATTCCAGTTGCAATCTCAAGCATCAGCACGGCAACACCCTCAGCGGATTCCATCCGTTAGTGCCAGTTCCTCACAATTCAGTGATCCGCACTCATTTGGACAACTTCATCAGAAGGGCACCGACTCTTCTGCCGACCCTTCTCGTATTGCCGTTGTCCAAATGCCGGCTGGTTCAAGCTATCCAACCATAGAAAAGGATGCTCAAAAAACTCGAGAGGTGAATCACCAGTCAGATTCTCATGGAGTTCAAGTAAGCCAAGTGTCTTCTTCCAGTGAGAGCACTGTCAATCAAGAGAGGGAGCAATCCTCAATTGCTATACAAGGTCTTAACaagcagcagcaacaacatTTGCACTTTCCACCCATTTATGGAAGTACTGGTGGTAATTATCACCCATATTCTGGGACAAATGTCAATACTTCAACATCATCTGTCAAACCACAACCTCATGATACACAATTGAGACAAATTTCACAACATCAGAACTTGAGTTCCACTCAGTTAGGTGGAACAACACAGGGCATGAACATGATGAGCTTGCCTAAGTTTGAGAGGCAAAATTCTATCAATGATCCAAAGCGAGTTCAGGGTGGATCTGTCTCTCACTTGGCAAACAATTCAACCTCGCAACAGAAATCAGTTCCTTGGCAAACGTCATCAAATAAAGAACAATATTCTGCCCCTTCATCATCAGTGGCTGGTGTAAAACAGGAAATAATTGATCAGGCTACTGAGCCCCATTTTTCTCATTCACAAGGATTGTCTTGTTTTTCTTCTGCACAGCTTGGACAGGGAAATGCAACCCCTGGAATTGTAAAGGATGAAACTTTAGAGAAGCAGTCTTCGAGGATGGGTCTTTCGACATCCACGAGCATGATGCCTTCGAATTCAGTTTCTCCTTCTATGACAACACAAGTGGATCCTAATGTCCCA TTAGGTTCTCGGATCCCATCTACCGCCCCTCCTTCTGTGACTAATGCAAGGACACCTTCCAAAAAGCCTTCTATTGGCCAGAAGAAACCACTTGAGGCACTTGGTTCATCACCAACTCTGCCAAG taaaaagcaaaaagtatcTGGGACCTTTTCAGATCAAAGCATTGAACAACTAAATGATGTCACTGCAGTCAGTGGAGTTAATCTTAGG GAAGAGGAGGAACAACTATTTTCTGGACCCAAGGAGGACAGTCGAGCTTCAGAAGCATCTCGAAGAGTTgtgcaagaagaagaagagagactGATTTTGCAGAAAACTCCCCTCCAGAAAAAACTGGCAGTGATCA TGACCAAATGTGGTTTGAAGAGTATAAGCAATGATGTGGAGCGATGCTTGTCATTG TGTGTGGAGGAAAGAATGCGTGGATTAATAAGTAACCTAATCAGACTGTCAAGACAG CGGGTTGATATTGAGAAACCAAGACACCGAACTCTTATTACCTTGGATGTTGGACAACAAATCATGACAATGAACAGGAAAGCTAGGGAGGAATGGGAGAAAAAACAGGCTGAAGCAGAGAGGCTTCGAAGACTTAATGAA CCTGAGGGTAATAATGGAGTTGATGGGGAAAAGGAGAAAGATGAAGGTCGTGCTAAATCACTTAAG GTAAACAAAGAGGAGGATGACAAAATGAGGACAACAGCTGCAAATGTCGCTGCCCGTGCTGCTGTTGGAGGAGATGACATGTTGTCAAAATGGCAACTTATGGCTGAGCAAGCCCGGCAGAAACGTGAAGGAGGGGTGGATGCATCTGGTTCTCAGCCAGGTAAAGATGCGAGTCGCAGGCCGACATCGGGAAGAAAGGACAATCAAGAAGCAGAGAAAAAGGGCAATGCAGCGTCAG GAGCTGTTAGAAAATTTGGGAGGAACCAAGTTGTTGTGCCTCAAACAAGGGTTGCGCCTAAGATCTCCATTAAGGATGTGATTGCAATCCTGGAAAGGGAACCCCAGATGTCTAGGTCTACACTGATATATCGCTTATATGAGAGAATTCACTCAGATGCCACCGTCGAATAA
- the LOC132166470 gene encoding glucan endo-1,3-beta-glucosidase 5 — protein MGYGYLAVWFLLLCIILQGLANGVVAAGGLACNWGTRSTHPLPPTIVVKLLKDNGFSKVKLFEADPGALKALGKSGIQVMLGIPNEFLAPLASSVGVAENWVTKNVSSFISKYGTDIRYVAVGNEPFLKTYKDTFTQTLFPALKNIQAALIKAGLGRQVKVTVPINADVYQTDTSLPSGGDFRSDIHALMMSIVKFLSDNGGPLTINIYPFLSLYADPHFPIDYAFFNGTAAPIVDGSISYTNVLDANFDTLIAALEKNGFSSLPVIIGEVGWPTDGDTNANTEYARRFNQGLLNRIIQGQGTPKRPTPPDIYLFALTDEDAKSIDPGNFERHWGIFSYDGSIKYSLDMGNGRSLVAAKGVKYLAREWCVMSPQATISDPNLAQNINYACSYADCTSLGYGSSCGRLDAGSNASYAFNMYYQTMDQRKGACNFSGLSVTTKTDPSRDTCRFEIMIDLTGKHELPAPTPSPAVGRNQNSLPLVWVLGIILIICGSS, from the exons ATGGGTTACGGCTACTTGGCGGTGTGGTTCTTGTTGCTGTGCATTATCCTGCAAGGTTTAGCAAATGGGGTGGTAGCTGCAGGCGGCCTGGCTTGCAACTGGGGAACGCGTTCAACGCACCCACTCCCACCGACCATAGTGGTCAAGCTCCTAAAAGACAACGGATTCAGCAAAGTGAAGCTCTTTGAAGCGGATCCAGGGGCACTCAAAGCTCTTGGGAAATCGGGTATCCAGGTTATGCTTGGGATACCCAACGAGTTCTTAGCTCCCCTTGCAAGCAGCGTCGGAGTTGCCGAGAATTGGGTAACCAAAAATGTCTcgtctttcatatcaaaatatGGGACTGATATAAG ATATGTAGCCGTGGGTAATGAACCTTTCCTCAAGACTTACAAAGACACTTTCACGCAAACCTTATTTCCGGCGCTTAAAAATATCCAAGCAGCTCTTATAAAAGCCGGCTTAGGCCGACAAGTGAAGGTAACCGTCCCAATAAACGCTGACGTGTACCAGACCGACACTAGTCTCCCCTCCGGCGGCGACTTCCGGTCCGATATCCACGCTCTCATGATGTCCATCGTCAAGTTCCTCAGCGACAATGGCGGTCCGCTCACCATCAACATCTACCCATTCCTCAGCCTCTACGCCGACCCCCATTTCCCCATAGACTACGCCTTCTTCAATGGCACCGCCGCTCCAATCGTCGATGGCTCCATCTCTTACACCAACGTCTTGGACGCAAACTTCGACACCCTCATTGCAGCTCTTGAAAAGAATGGTTTCTCGTCATTGCCCGTCATCATCGGCGAGGTCGGATGGCCGACGGACGGCGACACCAACGCTAATACAGAGTACGCACGGAGATTCAATCAAGGCCTATTGAATCGCATAATTCAAGGCCAAGGCACCCCAAAGCGGCCTACTCCGCCTGACATTTACCTCTTTGCCCTCACAGATGAGGATGCCAAGAGCATCGACCCGGGGAATTTCGAGCGCCATTGGGGAATCTTCTCTTACGATGGAAGCATCAAATACTCATTGGATATGGGAAACGGACGAAGCCTTGTTGCAGCAAAAGGAGTCAAGTATTTGGCGAGGGAGTGGTGTGTGATGTCACCTCAGGCAACTATTTCAGACCCCAATTTGGCGCAGAACATAAATTACGCATGTAGTTATGCTGATTGCACAAGTCTTGGATATGGATCCAGCTGCGGGAGGTTGGATGCGGGGAGCAATGCTTCTTATGCTTTTAACATGTACTACCAGACCATGGATCAGAGAAAAGGTGCATGCAATTTTTCCGGTTTATCAGTTACTACGAAAACAGATCCTTCTCGGGATACGTGCCGGTTCGAGATCATGATCGACCTGACGGGGAAGCACGAGCTGCCGGCTCCTACCCCTTCACCGGCTGTTGGAAGAAACCAAAATTCACTACCGCTCGTGTGGGTTCTTGGGATCATATTAATCATTTGTGGATCCTCGTGA